From Apium graveolens cultivar Ventura chromosome 9, ASM990537v1, whole genome shotgun sequence, the proteins below share one genomic window:
- the LOC141685641 gene encoding uncharacterized protein LOC141685641, translating into MAIVPSPIPFFMWAVDIVGILPTSTNQEKYCIISIDYMTKCVEARSLSDITEEAAKKFFREQIILKFGILKGNGVIEAENKIIFQGIKKRLGESNRTWAEELPWVLWDYRTTPRSSTGETLFWLAYGTDALVPVEVGLESYRTEVYNVEINNFGLRANVDLLEEERDAFH; encoded by the exons ATGGCTATTGTCCCTAGCCCCATTCCATTCTTTATGTGGGCCGTAGACATAGTTGGAATTCTCCCTACTAGCACCAATCAGGAAAAATACTGCATTATTTCCATCGACTACATGACCAAGTGTGTCGAAGCCCGATCGTTATCCGACATAACTGAAGAAGCAGCCAAGAAGTTCTTTCGGGAGCAGATCATTCTCAAATTTGGAATTCTGAAA GGAAACGGGGTAATCGAAGCAGAgaacaaaataatttttcaagGAATAAAGAAAAGGTTAGGTGAATCCAATAGAACATGGGCCGAAGAGCTTCCTTGGGTCTTATGGGATTATCGAACAACACCTAGGTCTTCCACTGGAGAAACTCTTTTCTGGTTGGCCTACGGAACAGACGCCCTGGTTCCGGTTGAAGTGGGCTTAGAGTCTTACAGAACTGAAGTCTAtaatgtggaaatcaataacTTCGGATTAAGGGCGAATGTGGACTTGTTAGAAGAGGAAAGAGATGCTTTTCATTAA